From the genome of Mastomys coucha isolate ucsf_1 unplaced genomic scaffold, UCSF_Mcou_1 pScaffold6, whole genome shotgun sequence, one region includes:
- the Lrfn5 gene encoding leucine-rich repeat and fibronectin type-III domain-containing protein 5 isoform X4, whose translation MEKFLFYLFLIGIAVRAQICPKRCVCQILSPNLATLCAKKGLLFVPPNIDRRTVELRLADNFVTNIKRKDFANMTSLVDLTLSRNTISFITPHAFADLRNLRALHLNSNRLTKITNDMFSGLSNLHHLILNNNQLTLISSTAFDDVFALEELDLSYNNLETIPWDAVEKMVSLHTLSLDHNMIDNIPKGTFSHLHKMTRLDVTSNKLQKLPPDPLFQRAQVLATSGIISPSTFALSFGGNPLHCNCELLWLRRLSREDDLETCASPALLTGRYFWSIPEEEFLCEPPLITRHTHEMRVLEGQRATLRCKARGDPEPAIHWISPEGKLISNATRSLVYDNGTLDILITTVKDTGAFTCIASNPAGEATQTVDLHIIKLPHLLNSTNHIHEPDPGSSDISTSTKSGSNASSSNGDTKISQDKIVVAEATSSTALLKFNFQRNIPGIRMFQIQYNGTYDDTLVYRKSRWEAIPLPQRCSHCSKQFWSYL comes from the exons ATGGAAAAATTCCTTTTTTACCTGTTTCTCATTGGCATAGCTGTGCGAGCTCAGATCTGTCCCAAGCGTTGTGTCTGTCAGATTTTGTCTCCCAATCTTGCAACCCTTTGTGCCAAGAAAGGGCTTCTATTTGTTCCACCAAACATTGACAGAAGAACTGTGGAGCTACGGCTGGCAGACAATTTTGttacaaatataaaaaggaaagattttgCCAACATGACCAGCTTGGTGGACCTGACTCTATCCAGGAATACAATAAGTTTTATTACACCCCATGCTTTTGCTGATCTACGAAATTTGAGAGCATTGCATTTGAATAGCAACAGATTGACTAAAATTACAAATGATATGTTCAGTGGGCTTTCCAATCTCCACCATTTGATATTGAACAACAATCAGCTGACTTTAATTTCTTCCACAGCATTCGACGATGTTTTTGCCCTTGAGGAGCTGGACCTGTCCTATAATAATCTAGAAACGATTCCCTGGGATGCTGTCGAGAAGATGGTGAGCTTGCACACCCTTAGTTTGGATCACAATATGATTGACAACATTCCTAAGGGAACTTTCTCCCACTTGCACAAGATGACTCGGCTAGATGTAACATCAAATAAACTGCAAAAGCTGCCTCCTGACCCTCTCTTTCAGCGAGCCCAGGTGCTGGCCACCTCAGGAATCATAAGCCCATCGACTTTTGCATTGAGTTTTGGTGGAAACCCCTTGCATTGCAATTGTGAGTTGCTGTGGCTGAGGCGATTGTCAAGAGAAGATGACCTTGAGACGTGCGCTTCTCCTGCACTCTTAACTGGTCGTTATTTTTGGTCAATTCCTGAGGAAGAGTTTTTGTGTGAGCCTCCGCTAATCACTCGTCATACACATGAGATGAGAGTCTTGGAGGGTCAAAGGGCAACACTGAGGTGTAAAGCTAGAGGAGACCCTGAACCTGCCATTCATTGGATTTCTCCTGAAGGGAAGCTGATTTCAAATGCAACAAGATCTCTGGTGTATGATAATGGAACACTTGACATCCTTATAACAACTGTAAAAGATACAGGGGCTTTTACCTGTATTGCTTCCAATCCTGCAGGGGAAGCAACACAAACTGTGGATCTTCACATAATTAAACTCCCTCACTTACTAAACAGCACCAATCATATCCATGAGCCTGATCCTGGTTCTTCAGATATCTCTACATCCACTAAGTCTGGTTCGAATGCTAGCAGTAGTAATGGTGATACAAAAATAAGTCAAGATAAAATTGTGGTGGCAGAAGCAACTTCGTCAACAGCActacttaaatttaattttcaaagaaatattccCGGAATCCGTATGTTTCAAATTCAGTACAATGGTACTTATGATGACACCCTTGTTTACAG GAAGTCACGTTGGGAGGCTATCCCATTACCCCAAAGATGCAGCCATTGCTCAAAGCAGTTTTGGAGCTATCTTTAG